A window from Dama dama isolate Ldn47 chromosome 11, ASM3311817v1, whole genome shotgun sequence encodes these proteins:
- the LOC133065404 gene encoding guanine nucleotide-binding protein G(I)/G(S)/G(O) subunit gamma-5: protein MSGSSSVAAMKKVVQQLRLEAGLNRVKVSQAAADLKQFCLQNAQHDPLLTGVSSSTNPFRPQKVCSFL, encoded by the coding sequence ATGTCTGGTTCATCCAGCGTCGCGGCTATGAAAAAAGTGGTTCAACAACTCCGGCTGGAGGCCGGGCTCAATCGGGTGAAGGTTTCCCAGGCAGCTGCAGATTTGAAACAGTTCTGTCTGCAGAATGCTCAACATGACCCTCTGCTGACTGGAGTATCTTCAAGTACAAATCCCTTCAGGCCCCAGAAAGTCTGTTCCTTTTTGTAG